The following coding sequences are from one Nicotiana tomentosiformis chromosome 3, ASM39032v3, whole genome shotgun sequence window:
- the LOC104121188 gene encoding uncharacterized protein — protein MANELNKQTTTTAMEMKEMLALIGRLFGVLRDRQDRSDQAILELKETVESLKNQLKGKGDFEPQKRAVNASSAAGYGNSSTFQGRGKTLTTTKVDFDVQTVDRVTTEEEQMAISFDAVVEYSIPDGGDWIVDTMGSDP, from the exons ATGGCTAACGAATTAAACAAGCAAACCACAACTACTGCCATGGAGATGAAGGAAATGCTTGCCCTAATCGGGAGGCTATTCGGAGTATTGCGTGACAGACAAGACAGGTCTGATCAAGCAATTCTAGAGCTGAAGGAAACCGTTGAGTCGTTGAAGAATCAACTGAAAGGAAAAGGGGATTTCGAGCCCCAGAAACGTGCCGTGAATGCTTCCTCTGCTGCCGGCTATGGAAACTCGTCTACGTTTCAG GGACGCGGAAAAACCCTAACCACCACTAAGGTTGATTTTGACGTCCAAACTGTAGATCGTGTGACTACAGAGGAAGAACAAATGGCGATATCGTTCGATGCCGTAGTAGAATATTCCATTCCAGACGGAGGTGACTGGATAGTGGATACCATGGGAAGCGACCCTTGA